A window of Quercus robur chromosome 12, dhQueRobu3.1, whole genome shotgun sequence genomic DNA:
CGGATAGAGTGCCAATACTaataattgaaatatatatatatatatatatatgaattaacttgatattttattactaaaagttgATTTTAAGATGTACTTAGATTAAATAAGTGGGTTTTAGTTagcttaattgataaaatttctgatagttgaataagaaatttaggaTTCAATTTTCTACCTATACCAAAAATTTATTAGTGTTTTGatatgatgataaagagttatcatcaaaaGCGGACGTTATAGACtaaaattatctcaaaaaaagaaaagagaagaagataagcTTGAGAGTGGCATTCCAAAATTAGATAAAAAGGCGGCAGAGACGCGTTTAAAGTGTGATGGGTGCCTAAAGTTGTTAGATGTATTTTGTTGACCCTTTACTGTCACAGTTGGAAAACTTCTTGTAGAGAACTAAAGCGCTCTCGCGCGAACACACACTGTAAAACCAATTACGTTGGGATGGACCGactttacttatatatattaaatttggaTTGTGTTGACGGACACATTACATTGGGATGGAACAACTTTATTGACAGTGTCGGTTAacaacttttttactttttttttttttttttttttttttttttttttttactttttgtctttatttgtagttttgtgttatttttttcaagttttataaACGGTGGAGTTAGCtttataaagggaaaaaaatattaaaataaattgtgaaGTTactcttatgttttttttttcttttatttatctatttatttttattaagtgaGACTCACGttaaagaaacttttttttttttttttttttgacagtaCGTTAAAGAAACTTTAACAAATACAGTAAAGTGTGAAATAGTTAGTCGGCCGGTGTGACATTATAGTTGTCAAATATGGCAACTTTGTCGGTAACGGCTATACTATGGAGGAAGTCTGCATTATGAAAGGGATCCGTACGTGGCCGTGTTGATGCTTTGGTACCGGACCATTgtctaaaactaaaaaagtcAGCAGAGACAGCTGTGGCTCCCACATTTCGGAATCATGAAATAAATTATGGAAGAAAATAACCTATGATTATGGACCATTTCCTTTCCTTTGCCGctttcaacaataaatactctcttattattaatttataataataaaaccattattcatttttattttaaacataGATACAATAGGATTTATAATGTATAcaacttttattctataatcttctccaaaaaaaaaaaaaagttaaggcATTAATATGAccttaatatgatttttattcttttggtgTAGGCAATTCGAACTcattttacttatcaaaaaaaaaaaaaaatcgaactcaaatttattattcaaccACGAGATTTTACTAGTTATTAAGCCATCAATTCTGAccaccaaaaggaaaaaaagagaaaagttaaaaagaaaagtctCCACATGAtgtcgaaaaaaaaaaatttgacacttttTAGTGGGATAGATTGTTAgctatagataaaaaaaatgatgtcaataGTAAATTCAGATGAATACCCTAATAAGCTTGGCAACtcaattattgtaaaaaatgttgtcaaattttgtatgtaTCATTGCTCTAACGGAAATGATTTAGCATCGATTTCAACTTTCAAGACAAGCCTGCAATCTCAGCGGCATGCGACCAAAGTAAATgaaagtatttatttttttcacattgcTAAACAGCCTAAAATGGGCGGACTTCAGAACTTAATTGACTAAATGGAATAAGAAAAGACTAGAGTAGTGCACAAGGTTCCCTGGGAACCTACCTAGTAACTTCGTGCCTCAGAGGCTCAGGTCTATAAAACACAATTAGGTTGTGATATAGAATGAAGTTCTTTCCTTACTGTTTCCTGCTCTGGTCTCACATCCTTTCCCAAGTTCAATTTGAACTTCCTAACACCCATTTTTTCGTCAAAAGTCTTGTAGTTAAATTAGCACCTTTTGGTGTTTTCAATTGGCGTTTTCAATTTCCCCTTCCCCAGCTATTgaattacctttaaaaaaaaccacccatttctctacttttttacaaaaagacaaaaaccatGACAGGAAGCCATGATGTGCACCATGGTTGTGGCACATTGCTTACCATAGCTACTGCCACCATCACCAGAGCCCATAAGCGGTGGCGCATTGCTTATTTAGCAATCTCTTCTATCCGTTTCATGGTCTTCCTTACCAAAGAGATCGGGCCTAAAAGAAACGAGGATAATTCTAGCATCTTGAAGGCTCACTTATACACCACTCTTGATATTGAACCATGCAGCTCCAACCATGTTGAAATTGAACACGCGCCTTGCTCCTTTGTCCCCAAAATTGATCAAACTATTCTCACAGAAATTGTGAAGGAAAAGGACATAATAGCTATTCCGTGTTCCTTTGTCCCCAACATTGATCAAACTACTCTAACAGAAAttgtgaaagagagagacataATAGCTCTTCGCAATTTTGGCAGTGTGGAAGGTGTCGCCACTGCTCTCAAGACAAGTCTAGAGAATGGGATTCATGGCCATGATCAAGAAGTCAGCCAGCGGCGTGCAATGTTTGGTGCAAACACATACCACAAGCCGCCTCCAAAAGGGCTCCTATTTCATGTGGTGGATGCTTTCAAAGACCCCACCATCCTTATCCTGTTGGCTTGTGCTGCCCTTTCTCTTGGTTTTGGCATCAAACAACATGGGGTGCAAGAAGGCTGGTACGAAGGGGGAAGTATCTTTGCAGCAGTATTTCTAGTTATCGTAGTCTCTGCCTTCAGTAACTTCAGACAGGAGAGACAGTTCCACAAGTTATCAAAACTAAGCAACAACATCAAAGTAGACGTTCTTAGAGACACACGCCGCCAAGAAATCTCCATTTTTAACATTGTTGTTGGAGATGTCGCATTTTTAAGTACAGGTGATCAAGTACCAGCTGACGGATTGTTCATAGATGGCCACTCATTGCTGATAGATGAGTCAAGCATGACAGGAGAGAGTGATCATGTGGAAGTAGATTCTACCGGGAATCCGTTCTTGCTCTCTGGTTCAAAGGTGGCAGATGGGAATGGTCGAATGCTTGTTACATCTGTGGGGATGAACACTGCATGGGGTAATATGATGAGCTCAATATCTCATGACACCAATGAAAGGACACCACTACAAGCAAGGCTTGATAAACTAAGCTCTTCTATCGGAAAGGTAGGCCTTACAGTTGCTTTACTAGTTCTTGTAGTCATGTTTATTCGTTTCTTTACGGGCAacacaaaagataaaaatgggAAGACAGAGTACCTTGGTAGCAAAACAAATTTAGATAATGTATTCAATGGAGTTGTGCGCATTGTTGCTGTTGCAGTCACTATCGTGGTGGTGGCAATCCCTGAAGGTCTGCCATTGGCTGTCACACTCACACTTGCTTACTCCATGAAGAGAATGATGGTTGATCAGGCAATGGTTAGGAAACTTTCAGCGTGTGAAACAATGGGATCAGCAACAATTATCTGCACCGATAAAACCGGCACCTTGACATTGAATCAGATGAAAGTGACCAAGTTTTGGCTTGGCGAGGAATCCATTGAAGAAGATTCTTTGATTGTAATTGCACCAAACGTTATTACACTATTCCACCAAGGAGTTGGTTTAAACACGACTGGTACTATCTACAAACCTGTATCTGGATCTGAACCAGAAATTTTTGGTAGTCCAACCGAAAAAGCAATTCTATCTTGGGCTGTTTTGGGATTGGGTATGGACGTGGAAAAGTTAAAGCAAGATTATACAGTTCTCCATGTTGAAACCTTCAACTCCACGAAGAAAAGAAGTGGGGTTGCAATAAAGAATAAGGTTGATAACACCATCCATGTGCACTGGAAAGGAGCTGCGGAGTTAATCCTAGCAATGTGTTCAAGTTTCTATGAAAGTAATGGGAATACAAAGTCCCTAGATGAAGCTAGAAATAAGTTTGAGCAAATAATCCAGGGCATGGCAGCTAGTAGCCTTCGATGCATTGCTTTTGCTTATAAGCAAATATCAGAAAAAGAAATGGTATGCCATGATGACAAGAGGACGAGCCAACGACTAAAAGAAAATGGCTTAACCTTGCTAGGGATAGTTGGTCTCAAGGATCCATGCCGACCGGGTGTCAATGAAGCTGTGGAAGCTTGCAGA
This region includes:
- the LOC126708039 gene encoding calcium-transporting ATPase 12, plasma membrane-type; protein product: MTGSHDVHHGCGTLLTIATATITRAHKRWRIAYLAISSIRFMVFLTKEIGPKRNEDNSSILKAHLYTTLDIEPCSSNHVEIEHAPCSFVPKIDQTILTEIVKEKDIIAIPCSFVPNIDQTTLTEIVKERDIIALRNFGSVEGVATALKTSLENGIHGHDQEVSQRRAMFGANTYHKPPPKGLLFHVVDAFKDPTILILLACAALSLGFGIKQHGVQEGWYEGGSIFAAVFLVIVVSAFSNFRQERQFHKLSKLSNNIKVDVLRDTRRQEISIFNIVVGDVAFLSTGDQVPADGLFIDGHSLLIDESSMTGESDHVEVDSTGNPFLLSGSKVADGNGRMLVTSVGMNTAWGNMMSSISHDTNERTPLQARLDKLSSSIGKVGLTVALLVLVVMFIRFFTGNTKDKNGKTEYLGSKTNLDNVFNGVVRIVAVAVTIVVVAIPEGLPLAVTLTLAYSMKRMMVDQAMVRKLSACETMGSATIICTDKTGTLTLNQMKVTKFWLGEESIEEDSLIVIAPNVITLFHQGVGLNTTGTIYKPVSGSEPEIFGSPTEKAILSWAVLGLGMDVEKLKQDYTVLHVETFNSTKKRSGVAIKNKVDNTIHVHWKGAAELILAMCSSFYESNGNTKSLDEARNKFEQIIQGMAASSLRCIAFAYKQISEKEMVCHDDKRTSQRLKENGLTLLGIVGLKDPCRPGVNEAVEACRVAGVEIKMITGDNVFTAKAIATECGILKQSHQLNEVVEGVEFRNYTDEERMEKVEKIRVMARSSPFDKLLMVQCLKQKGHVVAVTGDGTNDAPALKEADIGLSMGIQGTEVAKESSDIVILDDNFTSVATVLRWGRCVYNNIQKFIQFQLTVNVAALVINFIAAVSAGEVPLTTVQLLWVNLIMDTLGALALATERPTDELMHKLPVGRTEPLITNIMWRNLLAQALFQISVLLTLQFKGESIFNTTKEVNDTIIFNTFVLCQVFNEFNSRSMEKKNVFKGIHKNQLFLGIVGITIILQIVMVEFLKKFANTEKLNGLQWGVCIVIAAVSWPIGWIVKFIPVSDKPFLNYLKRPKVVFTRTLGLIYQMQASSSRFGIGCRRTLRP